GATCCTTGCGGCAACAGTCAAGCCGATACACACACTTGTGTAGCGCAAGATTGTCCAACGGTGAATCCACAAATCACAGGCTTGAACAGCGAATATTGTGATGATTGCGGCAATGCAATTACCTTGACGGCAACCCCCGCAGGTGGAACATTTACCATCAACGGAAGCCCTGCAACGACCTTCGATCCATGTGGTTTGTCAGGCACTTTTACGATTGATTACGAATACATTCAAGGTGCATGTACTTACAATGCTCCTTCTCAACAAGTGACCGTCAATACTCGACCTACGGCAGATTTGGCGGTATCAGCCATTGAAGCCTGCATAGGAGACGCTGTTGATGTGAGTTTTACGGGAACTGCTGGCGCAACTGCCAACTATAATTGGAATTTTGGTGCAGGTGCTACTCCTGCAACTGCCAATACTGTTGGTCCTCACAGTATTTCTTGGACAACGGGTGGCACAAAAACAATCACCTTGAATTTGGATGAAAACAACTGTACAGCAACAGCTGCAACGACTACTGTTGAAGTATCTGCTCCATTGGTAGCACCTACAATCAGTTGTACGGGAAGTACCGAAAACAGCGTGGGCTTTGGTTGGAATGATGTAGGCGGAACGGGTGAATTTGTCTATGATGTGTATCTCAATGGAAATTTAGATCTCAGTGCTCAAAGCACCTTTGGAACGATTTACGACCGAGCAGGTTTGACACCTGGCGATGAAGTGCGGATCGTGGTCTATGCCATCGGTAATCCTCCTTGTGGTGATAGTCCAACCAATGAACAAACGTGTTTTGCGGAAAACTGCCCTACTTTGACTCCTACTATTGACAACCTAAACGCTGCTTACTGTCAAGATGCGGGCATTATTCCATTGACGGCAACGAATACGGGCGGCAATGGAACGGGTACAGGCGAATTTACACTAAACAATGTGGTTATCACTGAGTTTGACACCAATCAATCTCCTGGAAATTACACCATCAATTATACCTACACACAGGGTTCTTGTTCGGGTTCTACCTCTGCAATTGTCACCATTGACGAACTACCTCAAGCCGACATTGCAGCCCTTGCAGATGCTTGTATCAGTGAACAGGTCGATGTGACGTATAGTGGAACTGCCCCTGCGGGTGCAAATTATACTTGGGACTTCGGCGTTGGAGCGATTCCTCCTACTCAAACAGGGGAAGGTCCTTGGCAAGTAGCATGGGATGGTGCTGGTACAAAAACCATCAGCGTGACCGTAGAATTGAATGGTTGTCAAGATAATACCAGTATCACATTGGAAGTTATCGAACCTTTGGTGACTCCTACGGTGACCTGTACGGAAGTCACCCAGAACCTAATCACCTTTGGATGGGACAATGTGGCAGCAAGCTACAATGTGAGTGTGATTGTCAATTCGATTCCTACTTTTGACGACCCTGCTTTTGTGGGCGAAACCTATACGGCATCGGGCTTAGTGCCTGGAGATGAGGTCAGTATTGTGGTTGAGCCTTTGGGGGGTGCGCCTTGTGGCAATGGCATTGCAGGTGCGACATCTTGTATTGCAGCAGATTGCCCTGATTTGGCTTTGAACATTGTGATAGACAATACTGAGTTTTGTTTGGATGAACAGGGCAGTTTGCTGAGTGCGACCCCTGAAGGGGGTTCGTTTACAATCAACAACGACCCGACACCTGTTGGCGACTTCAATCCTGCATTGACGGGCGTAGGCACACATACGATTTACTACAACTACACCAACCCAGATACAGGCTGTCCGTATGTCGATTCACTTGAAGTGAACGTGTTTGAGTTGCCAACTGCTGATTTTGATTTGGCATTGCAGGCTTGTCCAAATGAAAGCATTACGCTGGATTTTACAGGGCTTGCTCCAAACACTTCAGATAGCGGCTTCAATTGGGGCAACTTCAACGGTGCAAATATTTTATCTGGCTTGGGTTCTGGCCCTTACGAACTTAGTTGGGCAGGTACAGGTACAAAAACGATTAACCTACAAGTGACGACCGATAATGGCTGTACGGCAAGTATCGAACAAATTATTGAAATCACGGAGGTGAGCATTGACATGCCTACTACTTTGACCATCAATCAAGGCGACAGTATACAGATTGTGGCATTGGCGAATTCTTCAACATCTGATTTGCCAACGTATATTTGGGACAACATCGAAACATTGAGTTGTAGCGACTGTTTCAATCCTGTGGCAACACCAGAAATTACCACCACTTATACGCTCAACGTGGTAGATGAGGATGGTTGTGATGCAACACAAAGCGTAGTGGTCAATGTCATCATTCCTGAACCTGTACCGCAATTGACAGTGTCCAATGCGTTTTCTCCAAATGGTGATGGCATGAACGATGTGTTCCGCCCTATCTTTGATGAAATGACAACAGGAATCACGATACAAATCTACAACCGTTGGGGAGAAATGGTGTTTGAAAGCAGCGATAGAAATGCGTATTGGGATGGAACATACAAAGATGAGGTAGTTCCTGTTGGAGTGTATGTCTATTGGATGATTGTAGATTTTTCTAATGGGGATTCAAGATTGCTGACGGGTAATGTGACGGTTATTCGTTAGATGGTTTATAGTACAGTGATTGGTTATTAGTTTCTAAAACCATTAATTATCAATTTCTTGTGCAAAAATCAAATAGAACTTGAATATTTGTAGAAAATGAAAAAGACAATTACAGAACTGCAATAAAATTTTAAGTACTTCTCAATATATAACCTCCAATAGTTTCGATTATTGGAGGTTTTTTTTGAGCCATAGTTAGTGCCGTTTAATGAAAGTTATTTGACGTTTAAAAAGAATTCGAACTTGCGCTCGTTTGTAACGAGTGCTTACCTATACCTGTCACTTAATAAAGGCGAATCAATGCGAAAATCAATAAAACTTTTTGTGTTGTGTGAACTATAATGCCTTCTAATTCTGTTTACAGTATAAGACCAAAACGGAATCCCAACACTTCAACACAAAAAAACATGAATCCCTACTTATTGCCCTTCGAGGATTTCTTTACCTATCTCCAACAGCAAGGATTTGCATTGGGCGTAGATGATTTTTTGCAGGTACAAGCATTGCTAAACCGATTGCCAGAAGACTGTTCACCTGAGCGATTGAAACGGTTGTTGTGTCCATTAGTGGCAAGCAATCAAGAGGAACAAACGTTTTTCTACCAAGCCTTTGACCGCTATTTTGCCAACATCGCTTTGCATCAAGAAACTCCACCCAATAGAAGCACTTCTCCCTTTGAAACACTGGAATCTAAGTCAGGTGAAGCGATTGAAGGAGAACAAGAAGAGTGGTCGGAAGAGGCTCATTTTCAAAAATATGGCGACAAAACGGTGTTTACTTTTTGGGGTTTTATTACCAGCCGTTTGACGTGGATCATTGCTTTTTTGGTGGTGATGGCAGTGCTGTTTTTTGTAGGCTTGGGTGCGACTTCTACTTTCAAACAGACCTCCAAACCTTTGATACATACAAATCCCGAACCAACAGAAATACCCAAAAAATCGCCTTATGGCGCAAATAGACCTTTTGAAGAACAGCCTTTTGAATATGGATGGCTGTGGTGGGTGGCACTATTTGCAGGAGGTGCATTTGTATTGTACCGCACCTACAAAGCGGAGGAGGAAGATTTTTATTTGGACGTAAAAGACCAACTCAAACCGCCGCATTATTGGAACATTCGAGTGCCAAAATCGGATTTGAAGTTTAGCCGTTCTTCGGTTTTCAAACAGGTAAGCCAACAATTACAGCATAGGCGAAAAGTACCGACTTCAAAAATGGACATCCCCAAAACGCTCACCGCAACAGTTGCCTCGGCAGGCTATCCACAATTTCACTACCTGCAACAAAGTGAACTGCCCGAATATTTGATGCTTTTGCCGCAAAGCAAAATCAAAGACCAAAAGCTGCAATTGTTGGAGGTTTGGTATGAGGCATTGAAGGAGCAGGAGGTGTTTGTGCATCGTTTTTTCTACCATCCGAACAAACCCGAATGGTGTTTGGATGAAACTGGAAATGCCTTACATATCAAAGAAGTATATGCCAAATTTGGAGCTTGTCGTTTGTTGGTTTTTGCAAATTTGAATAAATGGAATGAAAAGGATGCGGCTACTGCAATGGGTTTTTGGGAGGATTGGACTTCAAAAGCTTTGTTGAATACAAACAGTCCTTCAAAGGAAATGCAAGACTTGGCAGCTAAAAACGACTTCTTGTTGTTTGCTGCAAATTTGGAAAGTTTGACCCAACTCAACGACGTTTTTGAAGGGCAAGGATATGCCCCTTCTTTGGAGGCTGCAAAACGAGCAGCGAGTGATTGGGAGGCTTTGAGCATTGTGGAAACGGTGAAGGAATTGAAGCGGAGGCTCAATAAGGCGAGCTTTCGATGGTTGTGTGCAACAACACTTTATCCCGAAATGAATTGGGATTTGACGGTGTATATTGGTCAAGTGTTGTTTGACGAAAGGGAATTGGTGAAGGAGGAAAATGTGCTGCCTTTGGTGGATTTACCGTGGTTTCGGAAAGGCGCAATGCCCGATGGATTGCGGATGGCACTGAGGGCGCAATTGGACAAACACAGCACTTTTTTGGTCAAAGATGCGCTCTTGCATTTGCTGCAATTGAACCCATTGGTGGGCGAAGAATACAGCGAGGAGTTTTTTGATTATCAGCTACATATTGCCTTAGAAGATGCTCAATTGCATCCCGAAGATACCTACAAATTATCGACTTTGCAGCACTTAACCGAGCAAACACAGTTTGCAGAAAGCCGTTATCAACAAGTGGTATTGCGCTATTTGCGAGAGCAGAAAGAGGAAAGTGGTGCATTGAAGTTAGGTAAACAGTTTCAGCAAAAATTTCAAAGAAAAGAAATTGAAGTAGAGGGCATTATCACCAGCAAAAAAAAGGAGAAAATCACCTACGTTTACCCTGCTGCACCTTTGTTGGGGCGTTTGGCATCGGCTTTTGTGGATGTGATTTTTAGTATTTTTATCTTCTTTATGGCAGCTTGTGTGGGTATTTGTTTGGGAGTCTTTTTGGATAATGGTATGATTACTGGAATATTTTTAGCAGGTCTGTTCACCTTATGGGCTTACCTCGGTATGGATAGTTGGTCAGAAGGTACGGGTTTTGGGAAGTATTCGCTGTATCGGGTCATTGATGTGCGGACGAACAAACCTTGTAGTTTTTGGCAGTCTGCGGTGAGGCGTTCTTTTTTGCCTGTATTTGTGGGAGTTTTATTTGTAGCAGGGGAATTTTCTTTTTTTGATATGGAAGAAGAACTCATGATGACTCCTTTGCTTTTTTACGGTCTATTTTTTGTTTATGTAGCTTTTGTTGCTATCCAGCCAGATAGCAGAAAATTCACCGATTTGTTGGCACACACACAAGTAGTAAGAGAAGAGGACTACCAAAGTGGAAATTTTGAAGTGGTGTCGTCTTTTTCTAAAAAACAGCAGGCGACTCAGAAAACGGCAGGTAAAGAGATGCCCAAAAATGGTGAGAACTACGTGTATGCACGAGCAAATACACAGCACCGAATGAAAGCTGCGGGAGTAGATGTATGTATGATGATTGCTATTATGATTGGGATGATTTTATTTGGGGCACCTCTTTACACAGAAATATTGACATCCGGATGGGCAGGTTTATGGCTTTTTGTCATTCTATTGAGTGGACTTGGTTTTTGTGCGAATTTGGACAATTGGAACAAGGGAACAGGCTTGGGTAAAACGACAAATTTGGTGGTTATTGACCTGAATACCAATCAACAAGCTACTTGGCGGCAAAAGATTCTCAGAAGAAGTATAGACTTTTTGATGCTGTTTTTAGGGGCAGCATTTCTTTCATTTTTGGGTTTTACTTTTTCCATATTTCTATACTTTGTACTTCTGGTATTTACTGCAAATGTTTTGCTGGTTTACATCGGTCAAGGTCGCCGATTGGGAGATTATGTGTTGGGAACACAGGTAGTGGATTTGGCAGATTTTGAAGCAAAAAACTATGAAGTAGCTGAAAATCAAGAAATAACAGAGAAACGTGGAGAAATGGGGCAGGAAATGCAAAACCAGTTTATCAATTCAAATCCTTCAATAAATTTTCCAAATCCACCGCAAAACTATTTTTTGTAAATTCATTCATGCCCGATTCGCTAAGGTGATCGCCTTCGGCGTACATCTTCAAAGTCAGTCGATTGTCGTTGGTGTAGTCCAATAGTGGGATTTTGTTTTTCTTCAAATATGCCCGAAGGTCTTCGATGTATTGCAGCAGTTCAGGAGGTTGAGCTTGACCCAATACATCCCTGCGCCTTTTCGTTCTCACCAAAATCAGTTGAATTCCATTTTCTTGGGTCAATTGAATGATGTGGGGAAGGTAAGAACGGTTTACTTGATCATTGAAGTCGAAAAGTTCTTGTTTCCTTGCTTTTGCGGCTTCCAATTGTTGGGCGGTGATGATTTCTTCAATCATTTGCGTTTCATCAAAAGACTTGTCGAGTGCATCCTCCAAACGTTTGGATTTGGAATGGGTGAGTTTTGAAGTCGTTTTTTTCAGAGTTTCTGTTATCTTTTTGTTGACCAAGTGTTTTTTTACATAAATCGGAAGCTGTTGATACACAACCGATCCTGCATTGTAATTCAATTCCTGTACCAAAGGTTCTTCGCCCTCAAAGTAGTATTCGTTCAACAAGCGGGTGGCAGAAGTAAGTAGGTAATTGGGGTCGGTGAGAAAGTGATCCCTAAAAAAAAGCACCAGTACTTTGGGTTTTGGATTTGCCTTCACCACCACATTTTTGGTCACCAAATACCACCACGTCGAAGAAGTTCCTCCAATCGCAAATTTTGAAATCCTGCGTTTCATTAACTGTTGAAGTAGCATGTGATTGACTCCTCTTCCCAACATCGAATTGCCCAACAACACGATAGACGGTTGTTCCAAATTGAGTTCTTCTATTTGAGCCGCTTTCATGCTTGCAGGGTCGTCAAGAGAAAGCGTTCCTCTTTGCTCCAATGGAATGACCTCTTCCTTCAATGTGTTCATCCACACCGAAAGAAGCACAATCGGCAAAAGCATCAAAATCAATAAAATAGGTAATTTTTTCATCCTTCAATAATTCACTATTTCAAGAACATCCAAGACTACAAAAGTTTTCAAAACTTTTGTAGTCTATTCCTTTTATGACGATATTTCGCTACGAATAGGATTTATAATCAAGCGGTTATTCTGCTTTTAAAAATAGTGTTTTATCACCAAAAAGGGACTAACATCTGCGAAATCTGCAATCTAAAACTGAAAATAGATAAATGCCTGTCCTCCTTCAACGCCCATCACAATCGTTGCTGCAATGCACAAACCCAACAAAAACGCTCCAATATACACATTGCGCTGAGCGAAAGGCTGCAAAAGGTATTTCACTCCAAAAAACAAACAGTAAAAACCCATCAACAAACCAATATACAGCGCAATCATTAAGTCATTGAAGTTTTTGTAGAGTGGAGAGTGCAAAAGATTGTCTATCAGCCAAGTCATACTCGAAGTACGGAACAATGCCCAACCAAACAAGGTAATACAAATCATGACCGACCAACTCAAAATCCACTGTCCATTCGTTTGAGGCGACCACTTGCCACCCAAACCCAAGCGGTGATACACAAACAAAATCACCCCATGATACACTCCCCAAGCGATGAAATTCCACGCCGCACCATGCCACAAACCACTGATTCCCATTGTCGCTACCACCACCCAAAAGAACTGCCACTGTGTCGAAACCCTCGAACCGCCCAAAGGAATGTACAAATAATCTCGTATCCAAGTCGAAAAAGAAATGTGCCAACGCCGCCAAAAATCGGAGGGTGAAATGGCAATATAGGGATTGTTGAAGTTTTCGATGAGTTCAAAGCCCAACATTCGGGAAGTGCCACGGGCAATGTCGGTATAGGCCGAAAAATCGGTATAAATCTGTATCGCAAAACCAATCGTGCCGATGGTGAGTAGAAGGATAGAAGGGCTTTGAAGGAGGTAAATCTGATTGACATACATCGCCACATTGTCTGCAATAACCATTTTTTTGAACATTCCCCAAACTACCAAACCTGTGCCACTGTACAGTTTCTTCAAGCGCAGTTTTCGCTTTCTTTGGATTTGCGGCAACAATCGCTCGGCTCGCTCAATAGGCCCTGCCACCAATTGCGGAAAAAAGGACACGTACAAAGCGAAGTCAATGAAATTTTTACAGGGAGGGATTCGTCCTTTATAGACATCTACCGTATAACTCAAGGTCTGAAAAGTGTAAAACGAGATACCAACAGGCAAGAAGATATTCAAAGCTGGCAAGGCATTTTCGACACCTGCCATCAAAAACAGGTCGTTCACATTGTCAATAAAAAAATTGAAATATTTGAAGAAACCCAAAAGCCCCAAGTTGGTGAGAATACTGAGCCTCAAATACCATTTTTTCTGCTCTGGATTTGATTCAATCTGCAAACCACAATAGTAATCCACCACAGTCGAGGTCAAAATCAACAAACAAAACCACGGATGGACCCACCCATAAAAAATGTAACCCGAAACCAACAAGATGAGGTTGTGCCATTGCCGTTTACTGACGAACACAAAGAACATCAGTTGGATAAACAGAAAAACGATGAAGGTGACACTTGTAAAGATCATATCAACAATGTGGACGGATAATAAAGTTTTCTGACATCTGTCTATAGAGACCCATCGTTATGAAGCAGGGTTGTTTTCACATTGCGAAGTAAAGAATATAATTGGTGATTTCATAAGTGTTGCCTCACAATTTCCTCGACAAATCCTCCAATCTCTTTTTCTCCTCCTCCGTCAGGCTATCCAAACCCTTTCGGGTCACCTTATCCAACAGACTATCCAGTTCTGCTTGTTCGGTTTGATTGGTAGAACCAGGCGGTATAGTAGGAGATTCTCTATGTGTGTAAGTGTGAGAACGTTGTCGTGGACGGTTGGAACTTCTTTGTTTGCCTTGACGGTTACGAAAATGTTCGATTTCGGTCTTGAAGAAGTTGTCGACATGCAGCATTTCGGGACGGCGAACCACCATGTACAGAAAAAATAGCGTTGGAATGAGCATGATAAAAATGAAAAAACTATGCGCCACCAAAACACTCGGTTCTATCGCAATTGCCAACAGCATTCCCGCCAATGCACCGCCTAAGTGTGCTTCGTGTCCGATGTTGTCTCGCTGCGACTTGATGCCGTACATCGAAACCATCAAAAACAAAATTCCAAACAACCATGCGGGAATGAACGGTGGAAGCAGTATCAAGCCAATTTTGCTTTGTGGAAACAGTGCAATACTCGCATAAACGACTCCACTGATTGCTCCCGATGCCCCAACTGCTCGATAACCTCCATGATTTCGATGGATGTAGAGTGCCAAAGCATTGCCCGCCAAGAGGCTCACAAAATAGATGAAGAAAAACTTGGGCAGTCCAAATGCCGAACCTACGGATATTCCAAAGGAATACAAGGCTATCATGTTGAAGCCCAAGTGCATTAAATTGGCGTGTAGAAATCCCGAACTAACCATACGGATGTATTCTTTCCGCACCAAAATGGCATCTACTTCAAATAGATACTGCTCATAAAATTGCAGGTTTTTGAAGGCTTGGTAGCTAACTACACAGATGATGATGACAAACAGTAAGATTGCAGATTCCATATTTTTTTTGTGTTGGGGTTTTGGAGTGTTAATGTTGTTTTTGTGGATATTGTTCGTTTGTAGAGCGTAGGTTAACAAAAATAATTGGTTTTTTAGTTTCCTACTTCAAATGAAATATCTTTACAAAACATTTTGGCTCTTGATGATTCAACAACAACACCATTCACCAACCCTGTCACCCATGCACCGCTTACTTGACCATCTCCGAAAAAACAAACTACTTATTCTTAGTCTTTTATGCGGAATTATTTTTGTAATTCCGTCCCTGCTTTTCCCAACAGAAGTTTTTGAATGGACAAACTCATTGACGTTGAAGTTACTCACTATTTTTGATGGTTTTTATCTAATATTAGGACTTTTTTTCTTTCTGTTTTGTATTGGTATTGCAGTTTCTCCCTACGGCAAAATCAAATTGGGTTATTCTGATGACGAACCAGAATATTCTGTATGGTCATGGATTGCGATGTTGTACAGTACGGGAATGGGTTCAGGTTTGATAATCAGGGCAGTGCAAGAACCAGTGGCCTATTACCAAAACCCACCCATTGAAGGAATGAGTGGAGAAGCAGCCCAAACTCTGGCACTGCAATATGCCTATTTTCATTGGGGATTTTCTGCATGGGCGTTTTATGCGGTTATTGGACTCATCATGGCTTGGTTTCACTACAAACGCCATCAAAAAGCCTTGATAAGCGACACTTTGAAGACGATTTTACCTTCTCCCAAATTGGCTATACCGATAGATTTGTTGGCGGTTATTGCCACGATTTTTGGGGTCATTGCCTCCGTAGGTTTTGGTTCGGGAATGATTGTTGGAGGAACCAATCATCTATTGTCCCAAGAGTTTCCGCCGCATTATGCAATTTGGGCTATTCTCATTGTCAGTGTTTTATCGTGTATGTCCGCCATCAGTGGTTTGGACAAAGGCATAAAGTTGATTTCCAATATCAACATTGGAGGAACTTTATTGCTGTTGGCTTTCTTTTTCTTCCAAAACAATTTCTTCCATTTGGTGCAGCAGATGGGCAATAGCTTGTGGGCTTACGGCAAAGAATTTTTTGAAATGAGTTTGGCAATCGGAAAACATGGACACAACCCAAAATTTACGGCTGATTGGACGATTTTTTATTGGGCATTTTGGTTGGCTTGGGCTCCTTTCACAGGGATGTTTATTGCCCGCATTTCTCGTGGTCGAACCATTCGTTCTTTCATTGGAGGAGTGTTGATCATTCCCTCTTTCGGTACTTTTTTGTGGTTCTCCGTTTTTGGAACGATTGCTTTTGAAATAGTTGATACCTTGCCCAATGGTTACGAAGGGCAGTTTGACAATCTATTTACTGCCACTTTCCAATTTTTCGAATTGTATCCAATGAGCAATCTTCTAAATATTGTGACCATCTGCTTGATGTTCACCTATTTGATTACTTCAATGGATTCCGCCATTTTTGTTATCAGCATGATGACCGATAAAGGCAAGTCAGACCCTACGAAATTCTACAAAGTTTTTTGGGGCATTATGCTGCCTCTGATTGCTTGCACGGCTGTTTGGTTGGGCGGTGATAATTTTTTGCGGTCGACCAGCAATTTACTGATTATAACAGCCTTACCCTTTTCGTTTGTTTCATTGGTGATGGTCTATGCCTTTCTCAAAGATTTGAGGAAACCTTGATTTTGTATTCAATCGTTTAGCATCCGCTTCAATTGTCACTAAATATCTATTCAAAAATCTCTCCCCCTCAGCGTCTCTGCGTTCAAAGTCAAGCCAATACAAGCATACCCAAGCACAATTACCAACACAAAACACGTAGAGACTAAAACGTCTCTACTCGTACCTCAACGCCCGAATAGGATTTCCAATTGCAGCCTTTACCGCCTGAAAACTCACCGTCAAAATAGCGATGACCAATCCCAAAATACTCGCCAAACCGAAAGTCCAAAAGGTAATATCAGTTGGATAGGCAAAAGTTTCTGTCCATTTCTGCATCATGAAGTAGGCAATCGGCCAAGCAATGATGTTGGATATCAAGACCAAGAGAATGAACTCCTTAGTGAGTAGTAGGGTAATGTTGCCAATTGAAGCCCCCAGCACTTTTCGGATACCAATTTCTTTGGTGCGCTGCTCGGCAGTGTAGGAAGCCAAGCCAAAAAGCCCCAAACAAGCAATGAAAATGGCCAATAGGGTGAAATACAAAAACACTTTCCCCAATCGTTCTTCGGCAGTATAAAGCATGGCGAATTTTTGGTCGAGAAAATCGTATTGAAAAGGATATTCAGGCTCAAAACGAGTCCAAGTATCTTCAATAAAAGACAGACTTTCGGCCATATTGTTTGGGCTAAGACGAATCGCCACATTGTAGGTATATTGTGGATTCACACTCAAAATCATGGGTTTGATTTGTTTGGTGAAACCCTCAGTATGAAAATCTTTTACCACTCCAATCACTTTGCCCGATACTACATTCGTACCCATTTCTGTCACTTCTTTACCAATAGGATTGTCCCACCCAAAATTCTTTACCGCCGATTCATTGAGGATGTAAGCCGTAATGCTATCCGTTGAAAGATTGCGGTCAAAAGCCCGCCCTTGAATGATTTGCAGACCCATTGTTTCGATAAAATCAAAATCGGTTTCCATATTCCACAAAGGATAATGCTGCTGAACACCATCTTTTTCAGCACTGAACATATTCTGATTTGGATCACCATTACTTGGCAAAAAACTCGCTGCGGTCATACTGATGATATTCGGATTTTTCAAGATTTCCGTTTTCACCGTTTCCATCTGTTTCACGGTTTCACTTTTGTTCACTTCAATCATCACCAACTGCTCTTTGTCAAACCCCAAGCTGGCATTGTGTAAATAACTCAATTGCTGGGACACAAACAAAACACCAATAATCAAAGCCACTGAAATAGCAAACTGTGTCACCACCAATGCTTTGCGAAACTTTGCTCCGCCGCTGCCCTTCAATAGTGTTCCTTTCAAAACCGTTGCAGGGCGAAAACTTGATAGGTAAAAAGCAGGATAACTGCCTGCAAATAAACCTACAAAGATGAAAATACTGCCAAGAAAAACATAGAATAAAAAGGACTTACCGCCAAACAAGCTGATATTTTTGTCGACAATATTGTTGAAGTAAGGTAAAATCAATTCTATAAATACGACTGCCAAACACATCGCAATCAGACTTTGCAGCAAAGCTTCTCCCAAAAATTGACCAATCAATGCACTTCGAGGCGCACCTATCACTTTTCTGACTCCCACTTCCTTTGCCCTTTTTGAAGAGCGAGCTGTTGCCAAATTCATAAAATTGATACCTGCAATCAACAAAACCAAAATAGCAATGATACTAAAAATATAAATGAACTTCCGATCACTGTTTGCCTGCAATTCCCAATCCAAGTTGCCGCCCAAATGAATACCCATAAGCGGTTGAAGGTAAGCATCGAAGCGATTTCCAGAAGCCAAAAACTCCTCTACATCCATTCCTGCCATTTGCTTCAACTGTGGAGCCATATTGTTTTTGTAGAAAGTTGGAAACTTTGCTTCTACTTGTTCTTGAGTTGCCCCATCATGTAGTAGAATATATGTGTAAACATTGGAAGACAGCCAATTATCAGAATTGAAGTTGTCCAAAGAGACAATGGAAGCCAAAAAATCATAATGAAAGTGGGAGTTGCTCGGTATATCTCGCATCAAAGCGACCACCAAATAATCCCGGTCATTGTCCAACTTCAATGTTTGCCCTACGGCTTTTTCCTTTCCGAAATATTTTGCAGCAGCAGACTCGCTAATAATTACCTGATTGGGTTTGTTCAAGGCAGTTTTGGCATCTCCTT
The Chitinophagales bacterium genome window above contains:
- a CDS encoding ABC transporter permease, which encodes MFRNYFKVAMRNLLRNKTYSLINILGLAIGIACCVLILLFVTDELSYDRFHKNADNIYRTAIDAEMMGQQLQAPVSPNPLGKAILDEFPEVINTTRINPYRAEALVSWEEKKFYEKRTWAWVDSTFFDIFSFELIEGDAKTALNKPNQVIISESAAAKYFGKEKAVGQTLKLDNDRDYLVVALMRDIPSNSHFHYDFLASIVSLDNFNSDNWLSSNVYTYILLHDGATQEQVEAKFPTFYKNNMAPQLKQMAGMDVEEFLASGNRFDAYLQPLMGIHLGGNLDWELQANSDRKFIYIFSIIAILVLLIAGINFMNLATARSSKRAKEVGVRKVIGAPRSALIGQFLGEALLQSLIAMCLAVVFIELILPYFNNIVDKNISLFGGKSFLFYVFLGSIFIFVGLFAGSYPAFYLSSFRPATVLKGTLLKGSGGAKFRKALVVTQFAISVALIIGVLFVSQQLSYLHNASLGFDKEQLVMIEVNKSETVKQMETVKTEILKNPNIISMTAASFLPSNGDPNQNMFSAEKDGVQQHYPLWNMETDFDFIETMGLQIIQGRAFDRNLSTDSITAYILNESAVKNFGWDNPIGKEVTEMGTNVVSGKVIGVVKDFHTEGFTKQIKPMILSVNPQYTYNVAIRLSPNNMAESLSFIEDTWTRFEPEYPFQYDFLDQKFAMLYTAEERLGKVFLYFTLLAIFIACLGLFGLASYTAEQRTKEIGIRKVLGASIGNITLLLTKEFILLVLISNIIAWPIAYFMMQKWTETFAYPTDITFWTFGLASILGLVIAILTVSFQAVKAAIGNPIRALRYE